AATTGCACGTGACTGTAAAAATGGATGACATCACAATCCCAAGTGGTCAAATGCAGAAGACGGCACGGATTGCCGGCATTTCCGTTCAACTGGTGAGTCAAAGTTGCACTCCAGCGTGTGAGGAAGGACGCGAGTGCATGACACTGCAGATAAACTCAGATGCGCTTGCATCATCGCCCGTCTATTCTTGCACAATTGGATTACATCCAAAGCGGTCCTGTTCTTGTTCCTGTTCCTGTGTTTATATACTGGGCACATGGACATACTCTACACACCGGCTCACTCACACCACAACGTTGTAAATCATGAAAAGAAATCATTCTGATAGTCCCAAGTAAATATAAACGagtgttgcacaagtgtgcacacccgtTACGCTTGTGTTCAGAATGAactttcaaactcatttttttaaacatgcgaTTTCCTTACTTGGAAAGGCTGTAGTGGGGGAATGCCAGCtgaaacgtccacgtcaaaaggTAGTAatcaatttcataataatgcgtatatttgtggagattgacaatcaagttgcattttacaatttgaaaaatgcagATTTCAACAAATTACACAAGATAAAATATCTCTTAATATGCACTGAGCTCTTACCGTCCTACTAATGCattaatgccatctagtggcagaaaaattgaccaacacaaatcaatatcacacttttttacagtacatcttataATTTGAACTcgattttattaattattatgaaattactgtatcaatgactaaaagatccggccatatttcaattagttcaacatttttccacttttatgttgagtatgaaaattttgaaaaaaaatatttgtacatttattattatctattgaagtcatgtgattaattacgatttaaaaaaatgattgcctgacatccctaatttatttattttgttgccaTTGTTAGGATGTGTGTTTAAGAACAttgtatttctttgttttggGGAATATATTAACATATATTCCTGACATTAGTTTTAATAGGAAGAAACGTAGTTGCAAAACCGCAAATAAATGTTGTGGAAAAGCCTTGAGAATTGTTCAGGCAGAACCCcaaaaggttttttgttttctaaagaaaaaaaagaaagacttcCAACCACTTGTTTTGCAACAGTGATCATGTTAAACGCGGTAATGCTCCTGTTAGGCTTTTGTACAGAGTTAGTGCAAAGTGCAAACAACAACGCTCACTGTTGAGTGCTGCCGCCCGGTGGACATAATTGTAGCTGCAACTTTACCATCTTGATCGTCTTCTTCAAGATCGTTGTGTTACAGTCATCAATAATGTACGGTAGTTATTTATTTGCGTGGATGTTAATTGAAAGATGAAAGTTTGTGTCTTTGCAAGTCAGTTAGTGACTAAATCAGCTCACGTCCGCTTGAATTGACTTTTCAGCTTCTTCGCGTTTCAAAGAAGATTCGTTGGTTGGTCACTTTTTGCAGTGGCGTCTTCATGTTGTTTCTCCAGAGCGGCGTGTCCCTAAAAATCTTGCCCCGCCCCCTTCCTCACGTGACGTGTGTTTCACGCGAAGTGCCGCAGCACCAGCAGCGTCGACGTGACGATCACGTGAGCTGGTCTGAGCGAAGCGGAACCGGAGCGAGACACTCGTCTGCCGTTCAGGGGCTGCCCGGGTCGGAACGTGTTCACCATCGGCCTCCCTTCGCGGGAGAAGACGAGCTGCGAGAAGGCGGCCAGCTGCCAAAAAGGTCAgtgacgtcacacacacacgtatacttCCACAGCAGGAGGCAAAAGCGCTTCATCAACAAAAGTTTGCTCTGTCATTGGAAGCATCAATTATTGGGAAAATGAGGATTTTAGCCTTCTTGGAATGTGTCTGAAGTGTCGGGCAAAAAAGCAGTTGCAGTTGCGTGAGCTCATTCGAGCCTGCAGCCTTAATTTGACACTTTTGAAAAACTGATCATTGTGGAAATTCTGATCTTTTGAATAGGATTGAATCGGCTGTCAATGTCCAAAATCAGAAGCCGAGATCAGGACAAAACTTTTCAGACGCACTTTCCAGCAATAACCCAGTTAAGtcatcaatataaaaaaataaataaataaatcaagatgTTGTTTACTGAAAACAGATGTGATCACCCtgttcaatatatatatttttttatgttttggttttacCCCTTGTTTTTGTGGGAAACGCATACGAATCCCCaattttgacaacaacaaaaacatgcctTTGTTGGCAAACATGCAACTTGTCAAATGATGGAACAATGGAATGCTGGTGACGTCACCTGTTGTCTGCTGAGGGCTACTGCGCTCTCGAAGAGGGTCCAGACGACGGCTTGGGCGCAGTCGGGCGTGGTGAGGGAACCGTGGTAGCGGAAGTACTGGCTCATGTCGGACTGAGCCGGAAGGAACATTTGCAGGGAGATGCCCTGCACCCTCGTTTTGTTGGCTGctcaaaaaaaggagaaaattcATTCGGTCAGCGATGGCATCAAATGAGCCACTGACGAGTGCAAGTGCAAGATTCATGCATTTGTGTCCTTTTCAAGTGAAGTGCCgaaatgaagaaagaaaatgtagGAAAATCTTTCAGAgcatgaagacattttttttttaaaaagtgaaagaaGCATAACATTAATCGTGTAAGACACGCTTGAAAATGCGCTCGCGCCTTCTGCTCTTCATCCCTGATGATGCACGTGCATGCTTGGCAATTTGAAATGTGCTTTTTGGGAAGACCGGAAAGGACCACATTACAGTCGTCAGTCCGATTAGTGATAAAAGTGTCCATTAGTGTCTCCATGTTGGCCCAACGAAAAAAAGGGGCGGACTCTGGCTGTGTTCTTCAagtgataaacaaaaaaaaaaaaaatcaaataattgccTCCATTTCTTTTGTACAAATGTGGCATACGTAATGCGAGTGTCAAGTCATCCCAACGGTCGCAACGACTCCCGCCCGACCTCCGAAGCTCGTcgctcacttttattttgacatttttatttgcaaacaaTGAGGTGTGATTTATGAGAAGCAAACTGGAATCGTCGTCGTCTTATCGTCTCACAAATTGTACTTTGGCACTCGACTGACTCACACGAGTGTCATTTACTTAAGTTATCATATCAGAAAGGCAATAACTGACACTTTGGCACTTAAtcggcacacacgcacacgcacacgcgcacgaaCACGCACGTGTGTCGTGTGTCGTATATCATGTCATAACTTACACGGGTGCCGGATTCTCGTCAGAGCTTTTATGAAGGGATCAAACTTCTTGTTAGCAGAATTTGATTCCTGAAACACAAGTggattcaaaacaaaattttcattctatattttgttcaaATCAGTGAAAAATGAAGAGACAAAATAACAAGACTGCATGGACCTCATTGCTAGCTTACTTTGTCAAACGATTCACGAAAGCAATCATTTCTAAACAGTTTATTTACGGACACAAtcaacattattttcatttcttattCATCACAAATCCCGATTGATTCTTGTGCTGTGAAATAATTGATCTTTGCTATCTGCAACTTTACAAAAACATaatacattcataaaaaaatggataataaatgaaaaacgaagattttttttcaatcatttgaTCTAATATTTCAATGCAATATTTTATCCAGCAAATCTCATAAGAAACTTGTACAAGTAAACTATAATAATTGAAtgaatacaattaataattaaagTTAGTACATTCTTTAATCTACACTGGCAATGTATTGTTTGTGTAACGCATATATTGAGTAATTTGAACTAAAATATCCTTTTTACTATTCTTTGTTCTTCCTACTCATTTTGTTGGTATACCACAAGGCTCTATTGCGGAGCCATTTAATGTCTGTATGCATTCCAGTGCATTTTGCTTGAAATCTGTCATATTGATGCATAGCAATAAAGTTTTGTGTGGAAATTTACCGATTACCTGCAAGAAGAACCCGAGAACAGCCACGCCTGCCGGATCCCTCACAGCCTGTGACAACGAAGTGTATTGTTCCTTGATGTGCACGATGTGCATCTGGAGGAGGAAAGCAAGATTGGACGTTTCTTTAGCGCGAAGCAACTCAAACTGCTGACTTACCTCCATCGGAAACTGTTCTCCATCTATTGTGTGCTCAGAGCCCGGGCCGCCATCTTTGCCCCAGTGGAAGTGGAGCTGAAGTGCTTTGTACGTTTGGAGCAGATTTCCTCCTTTGATTTGCATCCCGCCAGGTAAGTCCAATTGTACTGTCAATTGACACCAAATATAAGGAAACATCTGCATCAAACAAAAGAGACAACAGCTGCTTGGTCTTAAGTCAGTGCTCTTGTTtgtgtggtttgttttgttttaagaatGTActggtggtttttttttttttgggggg
The genomic region above belongs to Vanacampus margaritifer isolate UIUO_Vmar chromosome 5, RoL_Vmar_1.0, whole genome shotgun sequence and contains:
- the ca4b gene encoding carbonic anhydrase 4b, which produces MWIFLFLSFLEIVSGADWCYQSQVSCNYSCTGPVEWGRIFPQCGGRSQSPVNIVSRKVLPDQRLTPLHLVGYQHAFHGNLSNNGHTVQLDLPGGMQIKGGNLLQTYKALQLHFHWGKDGGPGSEHTIDGEQFPMEMHIVHIKEQYTSLSQAVRDPAGVAVLGFFLQESNSANKKFDPFIKALTRIRHPSNKTRVQGISLQMFLPAQSDMSQYFRYHGSLTTPDCAQAVVWTLFESAVALSRQQLAAFSQLVFSREGRPMVNTFRPGQPLNGRRVSRSGSASLRPAHVIVTSTLLVLRHFA